The genomic DNA CGATGAGTGCTAGGTGTCGGGGGTTACCCCCCTCGGTGCCGCAGTTAACGCAATAAGCACTCCGCCTGGGGAGTACGGTCGCAAGACTGAAACTCAAAGGAATTGACGGGGACCCGCACAAGCAGCGGAGCATGTGGTTTAATTCGAAGCAACGCGAAGAACCTTACCAGGACTTGACATCCTCTGCATTACCCTTAATCGGGGAAATCCCTTCGGGGACAGAGAGACAGGTGGTGCATGGTTGTCGTCAGCTCGTGTCGTGAGATGTTGGGTTAAGTCCCGCAACGAGCGCAACCCTTGTCTTTAGTTGCCAGCACTTTGGGTGGGCACTCTAAAGAGACCGCCGAGGATAACTCGGAGGAAGGTGGGGATGACGTCAAATCATCATGCCCCTTATGTTCTGGGCTACACACGTGCTACAATGGCTGGTACAACGGGTAGCGAAAGAGTAATCTGGAGCCAATCTTAAAAGCCAGTCTCAGTTCGGATTGTGGGCTGCAACTCGCCCACATGAAGCTGGAGTTGCTAGTAATCGCGGATCAGAATGTCGCGGTGAATGCGTTCCCGGGTCTTGTACACACCGCCCGTCACACCATGGGAGTTGGGGGCACCCGAAGTCAGCGATCTAACCGCAAGGAAGAAGCTGCCGAAGGTGAAATCAATAACTAGGGTGAAGTCGTAACAAGGTAGCCGTATCGGAAGGTGCGGCTGGATCACCTCCTTTCTAAGGAGCAAATCATTTCTTGAGCTGTCTAGTTTTGAGAGGTTAACTNTCGCTAGTTTAAAACCACAATGAGTATAGTCATTGTGGTTTTTTATTGTGAAAATACCGTAGTCATTTACACCCTATCTATTGAATGATATAATGAAAAAAATAAAAAGACAAAACAAGAGCCATCTAAGTTTAAAAGGAATATTTAAAAAGGGAAGAGAATATATTATAGCTAAGGAGGAAAAAAAATTGAGCAATCCATTTTATGATAAAATAGGAATCAATCCTATTATTGCAGCTGTAAATAGCATGGAAAAGTTAGATTTAGCTATAGAATCTCCTTGTGAAATTATATTTTTACTCTGTGGAAATATTTTTAATTTAAAAGAAATTATTCACAAAGTAAAAGAAAATAATATGGATATCTATGTACATATTGATTTAATGGAAGGATTTTCAAAAGATTCTATGGCTCTCAAATATATCAATGAAAATCTAAAACCAGATGGAATTATTACAACAAAAAGCAGCTTAGTTAAAAAAGCTAAAAATATGAATATATTTACGATTCAAAGACTTTTTATGTTAGATTCTTTGTCTCTTGATACAGGAATTGGTTCTATTAAAAATACTCGACCAGATGCGGTAGAGATTATGCCAGGAATTATGCCTAAGATTATTAAGAAAGTATATGAAGATACAAATATTCCAGTAATTGGAGGAGGCCTCATTAGTGATAAAGAAGATGTGATTGAGAGTTTAAAAGCAGGTGCAGTTGGCATATCTACAAGCAAACAAGAAATATGGTATATGTAAATGACAAGTATTTACAAAATATTGTATTCGTGTTATAATTTTTTTATATTGTTATAGTACAGTATATAAAATGGCAGAGTAAAAGGAGAGCCGTGTAATTCAACCTATGAGAATAGGTTTGATTTACATGGCTTTTATTATTTATAAAAAAAGGAGGGATAAGAAAACGTTTTAATGTTAGTAAAAAATAATATGATTATGGGAGGGGTATCATGTCAGCATTTTTAGGTGAACTTATAGGAACTATGTTATTAATTATTCTGGGTGATGGAGTAGTTGGAGGAGTAGTGCTTAACAAATCAAAGGCACAAAACAGTGGATGGATTGTTATCACAGTAGGTTGGGGTTTAGCAGTAGCTATGGCAGCTTACGCAGTTGGAAGATTTAGTGGAGCTCATTTAAATCCAGCATTAACTATAGGTCTTGCAACTATAGGAAAATTTCCATGGAGTATGGTGCCATCTTATATTGTAGCCCAAATGATAGGTGGAATTTTAGGAGGCGTTGTTGTTTGGCTTCATTATCTTCCTCATTGGAAAGAAACAGAGGATGCAGATGGAAAGCTTGGTGTATTTTGTACAGCTCCAGCTATTAGAGATACAGTGCCTAATTTAATTAGTGAAATTATAGGAACATTTATATTGGTATTAGGGATTTTAGCAATAGGCGCGAATGTTTTTGCAGATGGAGTCAATACATTAATTGTAGGAGCTTTAATTATGGCTATAGGTCTTTCTTTAGGAGGTCCTACTGGATATGCTATTAATCCTGCAAGGGATTTAGGACCTAGAATTGCTCATTTTATACTTCCAATAGCAGGAAAAAGAGATTCTGATTGGGGATATTCTTGGATTCCAGTAGTAGGGCCAGTAATCGGAGGAATACTTGGAGCAGTTTTCTATGCTACATTCTTTGGTGCTTAAAAATATAGAGGGGGAAAGAATATGAAAACATATGTAATGGCATTAGATCAAGGAACTACAAGTTCTAGAGCGATTTTATTTAATCACGATGGAGAGATTGTAAAAGTTGCTCAAAAGGAATTTACTCAAATTTATCCAAAAGCTGGATGGGTTGAACATGATCCAATGGAAATATGGGGAACACAAAGTGGAGTAGCAAGAGAAGTATTGGAAACTACAGGGATAAGACCAGATGAGATTGCGGCTATTGGAATTACCAATCAAAGAGAAACTACTGTAGTATGGGATAAAAATACCGGAAAACCTATTTATAATGCTATTGTTTGGCAGTCTCGTCAAACAGCAGGGATTTGTGATGAGCTTAAAAAAAGAGGATTAGAAGAGTATATTAGAGAAAATACTGGTCTTGTGATTGATGCTTATTTTTCAGGTACAAAGATAAAATGGATTCTAGATCATGTAGAGGGAGCTCATGAAAAAGCAAAAAATGGAGAGCTTTTATTTGGAACGATGGATACATGGATTATTTGGAATTTGACACGTGGAAAAGTACATGTAACAGATTATTCGAATGCATCAAGAACAATGCTTTATAATATAAAGGAACTAAAATGGGATGAAAAAATATTAAAGGAATTAGATATTCCTATGAGTATGCTTCCTGAAGTAAAGCCTTCTAGTGAGGTTTATGGATATACGGATGAAAGAACATTTGGAGGAGCTCAAATTCCTATATCAGGGGCAGCAGGAGATCAACAAGCAGCTTTATTTGGGCAAGCGTGTTTTGGTGCTGGTATGGCGAAGAATACCTATGGAACAGGATGTTTTATGCTCATGAATACAGGAGAGGATAAAATATTCTCTAACAATGGACTTTTAACTACCATTGCTTGGGGAGTAGATGGAAAAGTAGAATATGCTCTAGAAGGAAGTATATTTGTAGGAGGAGCATCTATTCAATGGCTTAGAGATGAACTAAGGCTGATTAATGATGCAGCAGATAGTGAATATTTTGCTACAAAAGTAAAAGACTCTAATGGAGTTTATGTAGTTCCTGCTTTTGTAGGACTAGGGGCACCTTATTGGGATATGTATGCAAGAGGTACGATTGTAGGACTTACAAGAGGAGCAAATAGAAATCATATTATTCGTGCAACCCTTGAATCTATAGCATATCAAACAAGAGATGTATTAGAGGCTATGCAAGAGGATTCAGGAATTGATCTTAAAGCTTTAAAGGTTGATGGAGGAGCTGTTGCAAACAACTTCTTAATGCAATTTCAATCAGATCTTTTAGGAGTACCTGTAAATAGACCAAAGGTTATTGAAACAACTGCTCTAGGAGCGGCATATTTAGCAGGATTGGCAGTAGGATTCTGGAAAGATAAAGATGAGATTTCAAAGAGATGGAATGAAGATAGAATGTTTACACCAAATATGGATGAAGAAACAAAGGAAACAAAATATAAAGGATGGAAAAAAGCTGTACAAAGAGCTTTACAATGGGAAGAAGAATAGATTTTACAAAGCATAAAGAAAGTGTTATAATACACCTAAAGAGAATATAAGGCTGAGAATAAGAGAGCCACACAAAATACCTTTAGAAGTAAAGGGTATCTTTGTGTGGCATTTTTCATATAAAAAGGAGGAAGTCATATGTATGATGTAGCCGTGATTGGAGCAGGTATTACAGGTACATTTGTTGCAAGAGAATTATCTAGATATGATTTAAAAATAGTACTCATTGAGAGAGATATGGATGTTGCAAATGAAACGACAAAGGCAAATAGTGCATTGGTTCATGCAGGTTATGATGCAAAACCAAATACACTAAAAGCAAAATTAAATGCTATGGGAAATCCATTATTTGATCAGGTTTGTAAAGAGCTGGATGTTCCTTTTAAAAGAATAGGTTCTTTGGTCATTGCTTTTGATGAAGAAGACATAGAAAGTATAAAAGAACTTTATGAAAGAGGAATACAAAATAAAATCCCTCATTTAAAGCTTCTTTCTAAAGAAGAAGTTTTAAATATGGAGCCTAATATCAATCAAGATATTAAGGGTGCTTTATATGCACCTACAGCAGGAATTGTAAGTCCTTGGGAACTAGCTGTAGCATTAGCTGAAAATGCAATGGACAATGGAGTAGAACTTAAGCTAAATAGCGAAGTGACAGATATAAATAAAATAGATGATGGATACGAGATTTTTATAGGAGAGGAAATTTTAAAAACAAAGTATGTAATCAATTGTACAGGAGTACATGCAGATCAAATTAATGAAATGGTAGGACCTAAAACATTTGAGATTCATCCAAGAAGAGGTCAATACAATATATTAGATAAAAGTGCAGGAGATTTTATCAATCATACTATTTTCCAAGCACCAAACAAGTTAGGAAAGGGAGTTGTAGTAGCTCCTACTGTTCATGGAAATCTATTAGTAGGACCAGATGCAGAGGACTTAGATGATAGAGAAAATAAATCTACAACAAATGAAAGAATTTCATTTGTAAGAGAAACAGCAAGAAAGACTTCTAAAAATATACCTTTTCATGAAACCATTACAAGCTTTTCTGGACTTAGAGCAGTACCAAGTACAGGAGATTTTATTATAGAAGAATCAAAAGATTCAAAAGGATTCATTAATGTGGCAGGAATTGAATCTCCAGGCCTTTCAGCTTCTCCTGCTATTGCAAATTATGTAGTAGAAATTTTAAAAGGTAGTACCACATTAAAAGAAAATAAAGATTTTAATCCTATAAGAAAACCATTTATTCGTTTTATGGAACTAAGTGATGAAGAAAAAGAAGAAATTATTAAAAAAGATCCTAGATACGGAAAAATAATCTGTAGATGTGAAAATATTACAGAAGGTGAAATTGTAGATGTAATTCATAGAAATGCAGGAGCAACAACAGTTGACGGAATCAAAAGAAGAGCAAGACCTGGTATGGGAAGATGCCAAGGAGGATTTTGTGGACCAAGGGTTATGGAGATTTTAGCAAGAGAGTTAAATATTCAAATAACAGATGTAATGAAGGATAGCAAAAAATCTTATATTCTAACAGGACCTACTAAAAACTAGAAGGACAAGGAGTGATGACATGTTAAAGTATGATGTTGTAGTGATCGGAGGAGGACCTGCAGGACTTGCAGCGGCTATAGAAGCAAAAGAAAATGGAGTCCATAGTATTTTAGTGATCGAAAGAGATAGAGAACTAGGGGGAATACTTCAGCAATGTATTCATAATGGTTTTGGACTCCATATTTTCAAAGAAGAATTGACAGGTCCTGAGTATGCTCAAAGGTTTATTCACAAACTAAAAGATATGAATATAGAATATAAATTAGACACAATGGTTTTAGATATCAATGAAGAAAAAATCATTCATGCCATTAATGAAAAGGATGGATTAATGGTCATTCAGGGAAAAGCGATTGTTCTTGCTATGGGATGTAGAGAAAGAACAAGAGGGGCTGTAAATATTGCAGGAACTCGTCCAGCAGGAGTATTTACAGCAGGAACTGCTCAAAGGTTTGTGAACATGGAAGGATATATGGTCGGAAAAAAAGTAGTCATATTAGGATCTGGAGACATAGGACTTATTATGGCAAGAAGACTTACCCTAGAAGGAGCTGAAGTTTTAGCTGTAGCAGAGCTTATGCCTTATTCTGGAGGGCTTACACGTAATATTGTGCAATGTTTGGATGATTATAATATTCCACTACTTCTTAGTCATACAGTAGTAGACATCAAAGGAAAGGATCGAGTAGAAGAAGTCGTTATTGCAAAGGTAGATGAAAATAGAAGACCTATTCCTGGTACAGAAAAGCATTTTGAGTGTGATACACTTCTTTTATCTGTAGGATTAATTCCAGAAAATGAATTATCTAAAAATGCAGGAATAACAATAGATCCTATTACATCAGGACCTATTGTCAATGAAGCTATGGAAACAAATATAGAAGGAATATTTGCTTGTGGAAATGTAGTACATGTTCATGATTTAGTAGATTTTGTTACAGGAGAAAGCAAAAGAGCAGGAAAGAATGCTGCAAAATATGTTAAAAATCAATTAAAAAAAGAAGGACAAATCATAGAAACCAATGCAGGAGAAGGGATTCGATATATTGTTCCACATAAAATAAGAGTAGAAAATATAGAAGAAAAATTAGATTTATTTATGAGAGTAAGTGGGGTTTATAAAAATATGGACATGGTAGTATCCATAGGAGATGAAGAAATAAAAAGAATTAAGAAAAAGCATTTGGCTCCTGGAGAGATGGAATCTATTACCCTTTTTAAAAGCGATTTAAATCAAGATGGAATATTGACAGTTTCCTTACAAAGGGAGGATGTTTAAATGAAAAAAGAAATGATCTGTATTGTTTGTCCTATGGGATGTCATCTAGAAGTGGACAAACAAGGAGAAGAATATACAGTACAGGGAAATAAATGCAAAAGAGGACAAGAATATGCTGTAAAAGAGCTTACAGCTCCTACAAGAGTAGTAACGACTACTGTAAAAATAAAAAATGGAATTTTAAATAGACTACCTGTAAAAACCAAA from Inediibacterium massiliense includes the following:
- a CDS encoding glycerol-3-phosphate responsive antiterminator, which translates into the protein MSNPFYDKIGINPIIAAVNSMEKLDLAIESPCEIIFLLCGNIFNLKEIIHKVKENNMDIYVHIDLMEGFSKDSMALKYINENLKPDGIITTKSSLVKKAKNMNIFTIQRLFMLDSLSLDTGIGSIKNTRPDAVEIMPGIMPKIIKKVYEDTNIPVIGGGLISDKEDVIESLKAGAVGISTSKQEIWYM
- a CDS encoding MIP/aquaporin family protein — its product is MSAFLGELIGTMLLIILGDGVVGGVVLNKSKAQNSGWIVITVGWGLAVAMAAYAVGRFSGAHLNPALTIGLATIGKFPWSMVPSYIVAQMIGGILGGVVVWLHYLPHWKETEDADGKLGVFCTAPAIRDTVPNLISEIIGTFILVLGILAIGANVFADGVNTLIVGALIMAIGLSLGGPTGYAINPARDLGPRIAHFILPIAGKRDSDWGYSWIPVVGPVIGGILGAVFYATFFGA
- the glpK gene encoding glycerol kinase GlpK, producing MKTYVMALDQGTTSSRAILFNHDGEIVKVAQKEFTQIYPKAGWVEHDPMEIWGTQSGVAREVLETTGIRPDEIAAIGITNQRETTVVWDKNTGKPIYNAIVWQSRQTAGICDELKKRGLEEYIRENTGLVIDAYFSGTKIKWILDHVEGAHEKAKNGELLFGTMDTWIIWNLTRGKVHVTDYSNASRTMLYNIKELKWDEKILKELDIPMSMLPEVKPSSEVYGYTDERTFGGAQIPISGAAGDQQAALFGQACFGAGMAKNTYGTGCFMLMNTGEDKIFSNNGLLTTIAWGVDGKVEYALEGSIFVGGASIQWLRDELRLINDAADSEYFATKVKDSNGVYVVPAFVGLGAPYWDMYARGTIVGLTRGANRNHIIRATLESIAYQTRDVLEAMQEDSGIDLKALKVDGGAVANNFLMQFQSDLLGVPVNRPKVIETTALGAAYLAGLAVGFWKDKDEISKRWNEDRMFTPNMDEETKETKYKGWKKAVQRALQWEEE
- a CDS encoding NAD(P)/FAD-dependent oxidoreductase, with amino-acid sequence MYDVAVIGAGITGTFVARELSRYDLKIVLIERDMDVANETTKANSALVHAGYDAKPNTLKAKLNAMGNPLFDQVCKELDVPFKRIGSLVIAFDEEDIESIKELYERGIQNKIPHLKLLSKEEVLNMEPNINQDIKGALYAPTAGIVSPWELAVALAENAMDNGVELKLNSEVTDINKIDDGYEIFIGEEILKTKYVINCTGVHADQINEMVGPKTFEIHPRRGQYNILDKSAGDFINHTIFQAPNKLGKGVVVAPTVHGNLLVGPDAEDLDDRENKSTTNERISFVRETARKTSKNIPFHETITSFSGLRAVPSTGDFIIEESKDSKGFINVAGIESPGLSASPAIANYVVEILKGSTTLKENKDFNPIRKPFIRFMELSDEEKEEIIKKDPRYGKIICRCENITEGEIVDVIHRNAGATTVDGIKRRARPGMGRCQGGFCGPRVMEILARELNIQITDVMKDSKKSYILTGPTKN
- a CDS encoding NAD(P)/FAD-dependent oxidoreductase, with product MLKYDVVVIGGGPAGLAAAIEAKENGVHSILVIERDRELGGILQQCIHNGFGLHIFKEELTGPEYAQRFIHKLKDMNIEYKLDTMVLDINEEKIIHAINEKDGLMVIQGKAIVLAMGCRERTRGAVNIAGTRPAGVFTAGTAQRFVNMEGYMVGKKVVILGSGDIGLIMARRLTLEGAEVLAVAELMPYSGGLTRNIVQCLDDYNIPLLLSHTVVDIKGKDRVEEVVIAKVDENRRPIPGTEKHFECDTLLLSVGLIPENELSKNAGITIDPITSGPIVNEAMETNIEGIFACGNVVHVHDLVDFVTGESKRAGKNAAKYVKNQLKKEGQIIETNAGEGIRYIVPHKIRVENIEEKLDLFMRVSGVYKNMDMVVSIGDEEIKRIKKKHLAPGEMESITLFKSDLNQDGILTVSLQREDV
- a CDS encoding DUF1667 domain-containing protein, with protein sequence MKKEMICIVCPMGCHLEVDKQGEEYTVQGNKCKRGQEYAVKELTAPTRVVTTTVKIKNGILNRLPVKTKEPIPKDKIFECMKLMDSIEVTAPIHVGDVIIKDILGTGVDLVAARDM